One window of Trichomycterus rosablanca isolate fTriRos1 chromosome 2, fTriRos1.hap1, whole genome shotgun sequence genomic DNA carries:
- the LOC134335667 gene encoding zinc finger protein 501-like, whose product MEATEVGNIVTVELQNGSVENKTIKKEEDEDEGYLYGGTFNPEGTSSSAGDVASVDQLPEGVMKKLIKEEDAEDEDDHKLDDDFCCYLCPFSCSAQIYLYKHMKSCHSGKNETLIKSEEHEGKNPSDQQTSSDPQEQKQKDINCSDCGKSFRWQSDLKIHQRIHTGEKPYCCSQCGKSFKQLGHLKIHQRIHTGEKPYSCSQCGKCFNHHSHLKIHQRIHTGEKPYCCTQCGKAFKQQTQLKKHQHIHTGERPYQCSECGKGYVCHNHLIIHQRIHTGEKPYQCLECKKCFYRQCHLKRHQLTHTGEKPFSCTQCGKSFNRNHCLKIHQRIHSGENLLLCTQCGKSFNQPHYLKIHQRIHTGEKPFFCTQCGRCFSDGSSFKRHQRIHTGEKLYQCSQCGKSFKHHHYLKVHQRIHTGEKPFLCSQCGRRFSDQSHLIRHKRIHTKNK is encoded by the exons ATGGAAGCGACAGAAGTGGGGAACATTGTTACAGTGGAGTTGCAGAATGGAAGTGTTGagaacaaaacaataaagaaggaagaagatgaagatgaaggtTACCTTT ATGGAGGAACATTCAACCCTGAGGGAACCagttcctctgctggagacgtTGCTTCAGTGGACCAGCTGCCTGAAGGTGTCATGAAAAAGCTTATAAAAGAAGAAgatgctgaagatgaagatgatcacA AACTGGACGATGATTTCTGCTGCTACTTGTGTCCATTTTCCTGTTCGGCCCAGATTTATCTCTACAAGCACATGAAGAGTTGTCACAGCGGCAAAAACGAGACGCTTATTAAATCTGAAGAGCATGAAGGTAAAAATCCCAGTGATCAGCAAACCTCCTCTGATCCTCAAGAACAAAAACAGAAGGACATTAACTGCTCAGATTGTGGAAAGAGCTTTCGGTggcagagtgatctcaaaatacaccagcgcattcacaccggagagaagccgtactgctgctcacagtgtggaaagtcCTTTAAACAGCTGGGTCATTtaaaaatccaccagcgcattcacactggagaaaaaccatatAGCTGTTCGCAGTGTGGAAAGTGTTTCAATCATCACTCTCATCTCAaaattcaccagcgcattcacactggagagaaaccatactGCTGTACACAGTGTGGGAAAGCTTTCAAGCAACAGACTCAACTCAAAaagcaccagcacattcacactggagagagaccgtatcagtgctcggaATGCGGGAAGGGTTATGTCTGTCATAATCATCTCataatccaccagcgcattcacaccggagagaaaccgtaccagTGCTTAGAGTGTAAGAAATGTTTCTATCGACAGTGCCATCTGAAAAGGCACCAGCTcactcacaccggagagaagccgTTTTCATGCACACAGTGCGGGAAGAGCTTTAATCGAAATCACTGTCTCAagatccaccagcgcattcacagtggggAAAATCTGTTGCTCTGCACACAGTGCGGGAAGAGTTTCAATCAACCCCATTATcttaaaatccaccagcgcattcacaccggagagaaaccgttttTCTGCACGCAGTGCGGGCGGTGTTTCAGCGATGGGAGCTCTTTTAAaaggcaccagcgcattcacaccggagagaagctGTATCAGTGCTCGCAGTGCGGGAAGAGTTTCAAACATCATCACTATCTTAAagtgcaccagcgcattcacaccggagagaaaccgttttTATGCTCTCAGTGTGGGAGGCGTTTTAGCGACCAGAGTCATCTTATAAGAcacaagcgcattcacacaaaaaataaataa